The Arachis hypogaea cultivar Tifrunner chromosome 19, arahy.Tifrunner.gnm2.J5K5, whole genome shotgun sequence genome has a window encoding:
- the LOC112778423 gene encoding anthranilate N-methyltransferase gives MLSTKQIASQIRSNNPEAPHMLDHLLRLLASHSLLRCSVSQQDHSHRLYSLSPRSKYFVTDADDGNSLGPTLALLLDNVFYQSWKEVKGAIMEGGIPFNRVYGMHAFEYPDERLNDIVGSAYYIAPKVLHRSYSVEAEIWNQRYYGASNRVV, from the exons ATGCTCTCTACAAAGCAAATTGCGTCTCAGATTAGGAGCAACAACCCAGAAGCACCTCACATGCTGGATCACCTTCTTAGGTTGTTGGCAAGTCACTCTCTCCTTCGTTGCTCTGTTTCCCAACAAGATCATAGTCACAGACTCTACAGCCTCTCTCCTCGCTCCAAGTATTTTGTCACTGATGCCGATGATGGCAACTCGTTGGGACCAACCTTGGCTTTGCTTCTCGACAATGTCTTCTACCAAAGCTG GAAGGAGGTGAAAGGAGCAATTATGGAAGGTGGAATTCCATTCAACAGGGTTTATGGCATGCATGCCTTTGAGTATCCAG acgaACGACTAAATGACATTGTTGGGAGTGCATATTATATTGCACCAAAGGTACTTCACAGGTCATATAGTGTGGAAGCAGAAATATGGAACCAGAGGTACTATGGAGCGAGCAACAGAGTAGTGTAA